From Paenibacillus sp. GP183, one genomic window encodes:
- the ytaF gene encoding sporulation membrane protein YtaF, whose translation MDIGSLIPMIAIGVASNLDNAGVGVAYGVKKIRVPFMANTVIALMGFLLALVGGLFGDWISLWLPPFICNLIGMIVLVTIGIWVLIQPLLDKKSKQQSTNRNLLSRILRNPEEADMDGSKSVGFIESIILGITLSINNLAGGFDAGITHLNIWATSFISGALSFLCVGLCAYLGARFAADKLGKQANAVSGVLLILVGLHQVLS comes from the coding sequence ATGGATATAGGAAGCTTAATACCGATGATAGCAATCGGTGTAGCATCGAATCTCGATAATGCTGGGGTTGGCGTTGCATATGGAGTAAAGAAAATTAGGGTTCCATTTATGGCCAATACCGTCATTGCATTGATGGGATTTCTGCTTGCACTTGTAGGGGGTCTTTTTGGAGATTGGATTTCTCTCTGGCTACCACCCTTTATCTGCAATCTCATTGGCATGATTGTACTTGTTACCATCGGGATTTGGGTATTAATTCAACCATTGCTTGATAAAAAATCAAAACAACAATCGACCAATCGTAACCTTTTATCCCGAATTTTGCGAAATCCTGAGGAGGCCGATATGGATGGTTCAAAGTCAGTAGGCTTCATTGAGTCCATCATACTTGGGATCACTTTATCCATAAATAATTTAGCTGGGGGATTTGATGCCGGGATCACGCATCTTAATATTTGGGCAACTTCATTTATTTCTGGAGCATTGAGCTTCTTATGTGTTGGTTTATGTGCTTATTTGGGGGCAAGGTTTGCTGCTGATAAATTAGGAAAACAGGCGAATGCTGTCTCTGGTGTTCTTCTTATTCTTGTGGGTTTGCACCAAGTATTAAGCTAA
- a CDS encoding VanZ family protein, producing MYLCKVNFIGTLITLPNGVLTTSKAFYHFRGLDLIPMNKTLNYIVNRDHYNFNIWFENTFGNVLLFIPLGFLLPALFRKFQGWKAVIIAAMVITIIIEVAKYLSGIGVASTDNVMLRTLGAMLGWVIFLFGRHAAAFTQKKLNATTH from the coding sequence TTGTATTTATGTAAAGTTAATTTTATTGGAACTTTAATTACTCTGCCAAATGGCGTTCTTACTACGTCAAAGGCTTTTTATCATTTCAGAGGACTGGATCTGATTCCAATGAATAAAACCTTGAATTATATCGTAAATCGTGATCACTATAACTTTAACATTTGGTTCGAAAATACGTTTGGAAATGTGCTGCTTTTTATACCATTAGGATTTTTACTTCCAGCGTTATTTCGGAAATTCCAAGGTTGGAAAGCTGTCATTATCGCTGCAATGGTTATTACTATTATTATAGAGGTAGCCAAATACCTCTCAGGCATCGGTGTTGCATCGACTGACAATGTTATGTTGCGAACTTTAGGCGCTATGTTAGGATGGGTAATTTTTTTATTTGGGAGACATGCAGCTGCATTTACTCAAAAAAAATTAAACGCAACGACCCATTAG